In the genome of Desulfovibrio sp. JC022, the window GCTTATGCTTACCGCTGGCCTGGCGGGCAAATTTCAGAGCACCCTCAACCCCTTCAGTGCCGGAGTTGGTAAAGAATACAGCCTCGAGGTCACCGGGAGCAAGTTCTGCCAGCTTTTCAGCCAGCATGCCGGACATGACCCCAAGATCCATCTGCACGATGCTGGCAGTCTTCTCGTCCATTACTTCCTTAAGTACATCGGCAACATAAGGATGGTTACGCCCGATATTGTACACCCCGAACCCGGACAGAAAATCAAGGACTTTAACACCCTTGGCATCGGTGAGATATGCCCCCTCGGAAGAAACATAATTACGATCATATCCGATAACTTCAAGAACCCGCACAAACTGGGGATTCACATATTTGCGGTGCAGCTCATAGGCTTCCGCCATTCTATTTCTATATTTGTTTACAATTTCAGAACTCATTTCATCAGGCTCCAATTTATTCCAATATTAACTGCTGAATTATTTTTGGGGAAAATACCCCCCTTCCCCCCTATGGTCAATGGGTTATAGCCAAGTTCACGTCAAAACGGGACCATTGCCAAATGAAACAATGAAATGTAATATAAAAAAGTTATACCAAATCGAAATTATGCGGCCTGTGCCGCAAAATATATGGAGGCCTTAAATGGTAGAAGTTATCAGGGCTAAAACAGCCGGGTTCTGCATGGGCGTTGATCTTGCCCTTAACAAACTGGATTCCCTCATCGAGAAAGACGAAGACAGAAAAATATACATTTTAGGGCCGATTATCCACAATCCGCAGGTTCTTGAAGATTATGAAAAGCAAGGTGTATTCACCGCCAAGACCCCGGAAGATGTCCCTGATGGTGCCTACGTAGTAATCCGTGCCCATGGAATACCCAAAGCAGTGGAAGATGACTTGCGCCAACGCGGGGTAAACGTCATTGACGCCACCTGCCCAAAAGTCAAAAAGGCACAGCTGCTCATCCAGCGTAATACCGAAGATGACCGTGTGCTGCTTCTTTACGGCGAAGACAGCCACCCGGAAGTAAAAGGTCTGCTCAGCTACGGTCCCGCAGGACCGCACCTTTTCGACTCCCTTGAAGAACTTCAGGACATCGATCTTGACCCAAAACAGAAATACTGTCTTGCGGCTCAGACTACTCAAGACCGCGTCATATACGAAGACTGCATCAACTACCTTAAAAGCAAAGGACTTGATTTCGTAACCCTGAAAACAATCTGCGACGCCACCCGCCAGCGTCAGGATGAGGCCATTTCCCTTTCCGAAGAAGTGGACCACATGATTGTCGTAGGCGGTCGCATTTCCGGAAACACCCGCCGCCTGGTACAGGTGGTGGAAACCGCTGGCACCAAATGCACCCACGTTGAGATCGCCGATGAGCTACCCCTTGAGGACCTCAAGGATATGAAAAAAATCGGCCTCACCGCCGGAGCTTCCACCCCTAAACGTCTGGTGGACGGTATCCAGAAGATTCTTGAAGATCTGTAATACTATTCTGATCCAAAAAAATCCCGCAATTCATTGAGAATTGCGGGATTTTTTTATGTTTTATTCTATTTTATCTACACATCTCTACCCTGTTCAACCACAGCCTGATTCCACTCATATTTTTTGAAACCCTGTTTAAAAAAAAGTGAATAGAGGACCGGGCAAAGGATCAGAGTCAGCACGGTGGCAAACATAAGACCGGACATGATGCAGTTAGCCATGGGCCGCCACATTTCCCCACCCTGCAATGAAAGCGGAACCATACCGATGATGGTGGTAGTCGCAGTCATAATGATCGGCCTTGCACGTTCAAGAGAGGCCAGTACGATGGAGTTATCCAGCGTCAGTCCCCGCCCGCGCAGAATTTCAATGCGGTCAATGAGCATGATGGCGTTATTAACGATAATCCCCAGCAGACTGATCATTCCCAGCATGGGCATGAATCCGAAGGGCGAATTAGTCAGAATCATTCCCGGCGTAATACCGCACATCATGGGCGGCAGGGTCAGCAGAATAATCAGCGGACGCCTGAAGGAGTTAAACTGGAAAATAAGCACCAGCACCAACAGTCCCATGGCAAGGGGCATGTTGGCATTAATAGCTTCCTGACTTTCCTGGCTCTTTTCAAACTCACCGCCGTAGGCCACGGAATAACCCACAGGCCAGTTAGGAGACTGCATCAATTTATTAATTTCAGGACGCACCGCATCAAGGGTCTGCATAGCAAAATAACCGCCAAAGAGATCGGCTTTAACAGTCATGGTCCGGGTCTGGTCTCTGCGGCGAATGTCAGAAGGCTGCCAGACCAGTTCGGATGATGCAATCTGACTGAGTGGAACATTTTTCTGGGCCTGATAGGAATAAACATTCAAACTTTCCAGCTTATCCAGACGGTTACGAAAATCTCCCTCGGTCCGCAACATAATGGGAATATTGGTATCCCCGTCGCGATAGTTGGAAGCCTGATAACCGCTCATGCTGGATTGCAGACTGAGGGCAACATCGGAACTGGTCAATCCGGCCTGACGGGCCTTGTCCTGATCCACGTTCACTTCCATTTTCTTGGTCCACTGTCCCCAGTCATCCCAGACACGGGCTACGCCGGGCGTCTTATCCAGCAGCGCAACAACTTTGTCTCGCAGATTATATAAAGTTCTTTGATCCGGACCGGAAATACGGATCTGCACCGGAGCACCCACCGGAGGACCGTTCATCAGTTTCTTAAGACTGAAGTCTGCATCGGGAAACTCAGATTTAAGTTCCATGCGGGTACGCTCAATAACTTCGTCGGTAGCTTCAACGCTCTTGGTATTAACCACAAAGGTAGCAAGGTTGTCGTTGCGCTGCTCAAGGTTGAGCGGCAGATACCAGCGCGGCCCACCGTGCCCGATAAAAGTTCCCACACTATCCACACCTTCATCAGCGAGCAGGAATTGCTCCAGCTTGCCGACCTCATCCGCAGTGGCAGTAATATCAGTTCCGAACGGTTGCCAGAAATCAATGGTGAACTGGGCTCGCTCGTTGGGTGGAAAGAACATCTTGGGCACAAACTGGAATCCCCAGAAAGCAGCCATGCAACCGATAAGCACTACCGCAAGAAAGCTGGGGCGGTGGCGCAGACAAAATAGCAACATAGCCCGATAAATGCGATACATGCGGCTGGAAAATGTCTGGATCACAACCTTGGGTTTAAGCACGTAATAGCAAAGCATGGGCACCATGGACATGGACAGCCCCCATGAACAAAGCAGCGTCAGACTGACCACCACAAACAGGGAAAAACAATATTCACCCGTAGCATTTTCTGCCAGCGGAATAGGCAGGAAAGCAAAAACGGTAGTCAGCGAGGCAGCCAGAAGCGGCATCCACAATTCTGAAACCGCTCCCACAACAGCCTTCAGCCGCTCCTCACCGGAAGCAAGGCGTACAAGGATAGCCTCTGAAACAACAACCCCGTTATCAACCAGAATACCAAGGGCAATAATCAGCGATGCAATAGAAATACGCTGTAACTCAACATCGAAAAGGGGCATCAAACCGAGACAGGCAAGCATGGCCATAGGCACCAGCGAACCGGCTACAAGCCCGGTTTTAAATCCTGCGAAAACCAAAATGACAATAACTACAAATATAAATGACTCAAGCAGGTTGATCATAAAGTCGGTAACAGCGGTATCAACGTAATCCGGCTGATAGACAACCACGTTGTATTCCATACCGTGGTAAAGATCTTTAGAAAGTTCTTCCAGCTTGGCGGAAACCAGTTCACCAACTTCCATAATGTTGTTGCCGTCGGCCATGGAAATAGCCAACATGATGCACGGTTCACCATCGTAACGGGCCATGACCCCCGGAGGATCGGCAAAACCTCGGGTAATCTTGGTTACATCGGAAAGTTTTA includes:
- the ispH gene encoding 4-hydroxy-3-methylbut-2-enyl diphosphate reductase, coding for MVEVIRAKTAGFCMGVDLALNKLDSLIEKDEDRKIYILGPIIHNPQVLEDYEKQGVFTAKTPEDVPDGAYVVIRAHGIPKAVEDDLRQRGVNVIDATCPKVKKAQLLIQRNTEDDRVLLLYGEDSHPEVKGLLSYGPAGPHLFDSLEELQDIDLDPKQKYCLAAQTTQDRVIYEDCINYLKSKGLDFVTLKTICDATRQRQDEAISLSEEVDHMIVVGGRISGNTRRLVQVVETAGTKCTHVEIADELPLEDLKDMKKIGLTAGASTPKRLVDGIQKILEDL
- a CDS encoding efflux RND transporter permease subunit; the encoded protein is MNLARWCIENNRTSIALFVLIAFAGVSTFFSIAKSEDPDFTIRTAVISTVFPGASPQRVEELVTDKLEEKIREIDVIKNVKSQSMTGLSIIEVEFQENQKDMTPIWQRLRNKVLDAKKTLPAEAYEPVVNDEFGDVFGIVVALTGDGFSYRELKDVADYTRDELLSISSVGKVDRWGLQDERVFVDFSNSRMAAAGITPFALAQMLSQQNMIRPSGSAKVGPERIYIEPTGEFKSVDDIRDMSLRIEGMKSSLKLSDVTKITRGFADPPGVMARYDGEPCIMLAISMADGNNIMEVGELVSAKLEELSKDLYHGMEYNVVVYQPDYVDTAVTDFMINLLESFIFVVIVILVFAGFKTGLVAGSLVPMAMLACLGLMPLFDVELQRISIASLIIALGILVDNGVVVSEAILVRLASGEERLKAVVGAVSELWMPLLAASLTTVFAFLPIPLAENATGEYCFSLFVVVSLTLLCSWGLSMSMVPMLCYYVLKPKVVIQTFSSRMYRIYRAMLLFCLRHRPSFLAVVLIGCMAAFWGFQFVPKMFFPPNERAQFTIDFWQPFGTDITATADEVGKLEQFLLADEGVDSVGTFIGHGGPRWYLPLNLEQRNDNLATFVVNTKSVEATDEVIERTRMELKSEFPDADFSLKKLMNGPPVGAPVQIRISGPDQRTLYNLRDKVVALLDKTPGVARVWDDWGQWTKKMEVNVDQDKARQAGLTSSDVALSLQSSMSGYQASNYRDGDTNIPIMLRTEGDFRNRLDKLESLNVYSYQAQKNVPLSQIASSELVWQPSDIRRRDQTRTMTVKADLFGGYFAMQTLDAVRPEINKLMQSPNWPVGYSVAYGGEFEKSQESQEAINANMPLAMGLLVLVLIFQFNSFRRPLIILLTLPPMMCGITPGMILTNSPFGFMPMLGMISLLGIIVNNAIMLIDRIEILRGRGLTLDNSIVLASLERARPIIMTATTTIIGMVPLSLQGGEMWRPMANCIMSGLMFATVLTLILCPVLYSLFFKQGFKKYEWNQAVVEQGRDV